The window TCCGGCGAGCAATCCCACAGCGGAACTTTCGACATAGCCCTCGCAGCCACTGATCTGCCCGGCGAAACGAATGTGCGGTGCGCTTTTCAGGCGGAGCTGCCGATCCAGCAGCATGGGTGAATTGATAAAAGTATTACGGTGCATTCCGCCAAGCCGCGCGAATTCGGCGTTCTCCAGCCCCGGAATGGTGCGAAACAGCTCGACCTGCGCGCCATATTTCATCTTGGTCTGGAAGCCGACCATGTTCCACAGCGTGCCGAGCTTGTTGTCCTGCCGCAGCTGGACGACGGCATAGGGCCAGCGGCCCTGCGGATGCTCTTCAGTACGATCATGCGGATTGTCGAGGCCGACGCCTTTCATCGGGCCATAGCGCAGCGTTTCCACCCCGCGTTCGGCCATCACCTCGATCGGCATGCAACCATCAAAATAGGGCGTATCGGCTTCCCAATCCTTGAACTCGCCCTTTTCAGCATCAAGCAGGCCCTGATGGAAAGCGAGATACTGCTCCTTCGTCATCGGGCAATTGATGTAATCGCCATCCTCGTTCGAGGCGTCGGTCCGCTTGTTCCAGCGTGACTGGATCCAGCACACATCCATATCGATGCTGTCGCGATAGACGATAGGGGCAATGGCATCGAAAAAGGCGAGGCGATCCTCGCCAGTAGCTTTGACGATGCTCTGCGCGAGTGAGGCTGCCGTGAGCGGCCCGGTGGCGACGATGGTCATGCCTTCGCCCGGCA is drawn from Aurantiacibacter sp. MUD61 and contains these coding sequences:
- the trmFO gene encoding methylenetetrahydrofolate--tRNA-(uracil(54)-C(5))-methyltransferase (FADH(2)-oxidizing) TrmFO, which codes for MTHQVHIIGGGLAGSEAAWQLAQRGVKVRLSEMRGSGQGHTDAHQTDGLAELVCSNSFRSDDDTKNAVGLLHHEMRRLDSLVMAAGEKARVPAGSAMAVDRDVFSAEVEKALSEHPNIEVVRELVEELPGEGMTIVATGPLTAASLAQSIVKATGEDRLAFFDAIAPIVYRDSIDMDVCWIQSRWNKRTDASNEDGDYINCPMTKEQYLAFHQGLLDAEKGEFKDWEADTPYFDGCMPIEVMAERGVETLRYGPMKGVGLDNPHDRTEEHPQGRWPYAVVQLRQDNKLGTLWNMVGFQTKMKYGAQVELFRTIPGLENAEFARLGGMHRNTFINSPMLLDRQLRLKSAPHIRFAGQISGCEGYVESSAVGLLAGLMAACELRGESWTGPPATSAMGALLSHITGDAEASSYQPMNVNFGLFPTLEKVPKKQRKEAYTERGKADFGEWLAGLESVPA